A genomic stretch from Pseudomonas alkylphenolica includes:
- a CDS encoding DUF3050 domain-containing protein has product MTTFESTLAHYKEQLSNHPIFAEIHSLPVLQRFMETHVFAVWDFMSLTKRLQQELTCVDLPWLPPQDPKAARLINEIVLGEESDERLEQGHYSHFELYLDAMREVGASTRAIERFVSLQREGIDYTSALQQAGASDAARQFVCHTLDIALNAPAHSVAAAFLHGRESVIPGMFQRILDDWGITGEQAPTFRYYLQRHIEVDAEDHGPAAEQLLARLVQDDPQREQQVYQAAIAAVQSRIALWDRLLLSMRTLQVEVSV; this is encoded by the coding sequence ATGACCACGTTTGAATCGACACTGGCGCATTACAAAGAACAACTTTCCAACCATCCGATATTTGCCGAGATCCATTCACTACCGGTACTTCAACGGTTCATGGAAACCCATGTATTTGCCGTCTGGGACTTCATGTCACTGACCAAGCGTCTGCAACAGGAACTGACCTGCGTTGATCTGCCCTGGCTCCCCCCGCAAGACCCGAAAGCCGCACGGCTGATCAATGAGATTGTGCTGGGCGAAGAGTCTGATGAGCGCCTCGAACAGGGGCATTACAGCCACTTCGAGCTGTATCTGGACGCCATGCGCGAAGTAGGCGCCAGCACCCGGGCCATCGAACGCTTCGTCAGCCTGCAACGTGAAGGCATCGACTACACCAGCGCATTGCAACAGGCCGGCGCCAGCGATGCAGCCCGGCAGTTTGTCTGCCACACCCTCGACATCGCCCTCAATGCTCCGGCGCACAGCGTGGCCGCAGCGTTCCTGCATGGGCGGGAAAGCGTCATCCCGGGGATGTTCCAGCGCATCCTTGATGACTGGGGTATCACTGGCGAACAGGCACCGACTTTTCGCTACTACCTGCAACGGCATATCGAAGTGGATGCCGAAGACCACGGCCCGGCCGCCGAGCAATTGCTCGCCCGTCTGGTCCAGGACGATCCACAACGAGAGCAGCAGGTTTACCAAGCGGCCATTGCGGCGGTGCAAAGCCGTATTGCCCTGTGGGATCGCTTGCTTCTGTCGATGCGAACTCTCCAGGTCGAGGTGAGTGTATGA
- the lapG gene encoding cysteine protease LapG yields the protein MRRLGLAVVFGCLLLGSLQADWDFSQISRRAQSLYGPLGAGQGRIDAWQNMLATEKQGSDAEQLKRVNLFFNHQLRYVEDIDLWREVDYWATPIQALIKGQGDCEDYAIAKYFSLRRMGVPAEKLRITYVKALRQNRAHMVLTYYSSPNAMPLVLDSLMDAIKPANERADLLPVYSFNGEGLWLTGATGNKKVGDTKRLSRWQDLLKKMQAEGFPAEPVY from the coding sequence ATGCGTCGGCTGGGCCTTGCCGTGGTGTTCGGCTGCCTGCTGTTGGGCAGCCTGCAGGCCGATTGGGATTTTTCCCAGATCAGCCGGCGTGCCCAGTCGCTGTACGGGCCGCTAGGCGCGGGACAAGGCCGTATCGATGCCTGGCAGAACATGCTGGCGACAGAAAAGCAGGGCAGCGATGCCGAGCAGCTCAAACGGGTCAACCTGTTCTTCAATCACCAGTTGCGCTATGTCGAAGACATCGATCTGTGGCGTGAGGTCGATTACTGGGCAACGCCGATACAGGCCTTGATCAAGGGCCAGGGCGATTGCGAGGATTATGCTATCGCCAAGTACTTCAGCCTGCGACGCATGGGGGTCCCGGCGGAAAAACTGCGCATCACCTACGTCAAGGCGCTGCGCCAGAACCGCGCGCACATGGTCCTGACCTACTACTCGAGCCCCAATGCCATGCCACTGGTGCTCGACAGCCTGATGGACGCGATCAAGCCCGCCAATGAGCGTGCCGACTTGTTGCCGGTCTATTCCTTCAACGGTGAAGGCCTGTGGCTGACCGGTGCTACGGGCAATAAGAAAGTCGGCGACACCAAACGCTTGTCGCGTTGGCAGGATCTATTGAAAAAGATGCAGGCCGAAGGTTTCCCGGCCGAACCGGTTTACTAA
- a CDS encoding diiron oxygenase gives MNASDYQSFAETWENRATIRTRPRRMVEDDQRLIYPLSRQPLVLTAGFLRECPQLRDLALVQSLYKFINDVVIFETEIVDRTARRIAKDRFAIRFPFACRYDAMSVVVDEDYHALVAMDFMQQTIALTGIEPISLPAEIELSRAIPAALALAPPHLRDALELICVGIAENTLTDDVAAFARDDTVKPSIKGLMADHLLDEGRHSMFWARLTRIYWQSAEEQDRRCIAEILPVFLEQYLTNEIQKAFDFTLIDQLPVAPSVRQALREEVLAMAYPINHQHPLLGNILRFLRSSLMLDSPCVQRALAHYLPEPRRDS, from the coding sequence ATGAACGCCTCTGACTATCAGTCCTTCGCCGAGACCTGGGAGAACCGGGCAACCATCCGCACCCGGCCCAGACGCATGGTCGAAGATGATCAGCGCCTGATCTACCCGCTCAGCCGCCAGCCGCTGGTGCTGACGGCAGGTTTTCTGCGCGAATGCCCGCAGTTGCGCGACCTGGCCCTGGTGCAGAGCCTCTACAAGTTCATCAACGATGTGGTGATCTTCGAAACCGAAATCGTTGATCGCACCGCCCGCCGAATCGCCAAGGACCGCTTCGCCATCCGCTTTCCCTTCGCCTGTCGCTATGACGCGATGAGCGTGGTGGTCGACGAGGACTACCACGCCTTGGTGGCGATGGACTTCATGCAACAGACCATTGCCCTGACCGGCATCGAACCGATCAGCTTGCCCGCGGAAATCGAACTCAGCCGCGCCATCCCGGCGGCACTGGCCCTGGCGCCACCCCACCTGCGCGACGCTCTGGAACTGATCTGTGTCGGCATTGCCGAAAACACCCTGACCGACGACGTGGCCGCCTTCGCCCGCGATGACACGGTCAAGCCCTCGATCAAAGGGCTGATGGCCGATCACCTGCTCGATGAAGGCCGTCACTCGATGTTCTGGGCGCGCTTGACGCGGATCTATTGGCAAAGCGCCGAAGAGCAAGATCGCCGGTGCATCGCCGAAATCCTTCCGGTGTTTCTCGAGCAGTACCTGACCAACGAGATCCAGAAAGCCTTCGACTTCACCCTGATCGATCAGCTGCCTGTAGCTCCTTCGGTACGCCAGGCTTTGCGTGAGGAAGTGCTCGCCATGGCCTACCCGATCAATCACCAGCATCCGCTGCTGGGCAACATCCTGCGCTTTTTGCGCAGCAGCTTAATGCTCGATTCGCCTTGCGTGCAGCGCGCGCTGGCGCACTACCTGCCCGAGCCAAGGAGGGATTCATGA
- a CDS encoding CaiB/BaiF CoA transferase family protein, translating into MGALSHLRVLDLSRVLAGPWSGQILADLGAEVIKVERPGTGDDTRAWGPPFLKDAYGENTSEAAYYLSANRNKRSVTIDFTQPEGQRLVRELAAKSDVVIENFKVGGLAAYGLDYESLKALNPRLIYCSITGFGQTGPYAKRAGYDFMIQGLGGLMSLTGRPEGDEGAGPVKVGVALTDILTGLYSTVAILAALAHRDHDGGGQHIDMALLDVQVACLANQAMNYLTTGTPPRRLGNAHPNIVPYQDFPTADGDFILTVGNDGQFRKFAEVAGQPQWADDPRFATNKQRVANRAELIPLIRQATVFKTTAEWVAQLETAGVPCGPINDLAQMFADPQVKARGLAIEIPHPLAGKVPQVASPIRLSETPVEYRNAPPLLGEHTQQILGEVLGLDAAEIERLQAAKVV; encoded by the coding sequence ATGGGCGCGCTATCTCATCTGCGGGTGCTGGATTTGTCGCGAGTGCTGGCCGGGCCATGGTCCGGCCAGATCCTCGCCGACCTCGGGGCCGAAGTGATCAAGGTCGAGCGCCCGGGAACCGGCGATGATACGCGTGCCTGGGGGCCGCCCTTCCTCAAGGACGCCTATGGTGAGAACACCAGTGAGGCGGCTTACTATCTATCGGCCAACCGCAACAAGCGTTCGGTAACCATCGATTTCACTCAACCCGAAGGCCAGCGCCTGGTGCGTGAGCTGGCGGCAAAGTCCGATGTGGTCATCGAGAACTTCAAGGTCGGAGGCCTGGCGGCTTACGGCTTGGACTATGAAAGCCTGAAGGCGCTCAATCCACGGCTTATCTATTGCTCGATCACCGGCTTCGGCCAGACCGGGCCCTATGCCAAGCGTGCAGGCTACGACTTCATGATCCAGGGGCTGGGTGGGCTGATGAGCCTGACCGGCCGTCCTGAGGGTGATGAAGGTGCCGGGCCGGTCAAGGTGGGTGTGGCACTGACCGACATTCTTACCGGCCTGTATTCCACCGTGGCGATTCTGGCCGCCCTCGCCCATCGTGATCATGATGGCGGTGGTCAGCATATCGATATGGCGTTGCTCGATGTCCAGGTGGCTTGTCTGGCCAACCAGGCGATGAACTACCTGACTACCGGCACACCGCCCCGGCGTCTGGGCAATGCGCATCCCAACATCGTGCCTTACCAGGACTTCCCCACTGCCGACGGTGATTTCATCCTTACCGTGGGTAACGACGGGCAGTTCCGCAAATTCGCCGAAGTGGCCGGGCAGCCGCAATGGGCGGATGATCCGCGCTTTGCTACTAATAAGCAGCGGGTAGCCAATCGTGCCGAGCTGATTCCGCTGATCCGCCAGGCCACGGTGTTCAAGACTACCGCTGAATGGGTGGCGCAGCTGGAGACGGCGGGTGTGCCTTGCGGGCCTATCAATGACCTGGCGCAGATGTTTGCCGACCCGCAGGTCAAGGCGCGCGGCCTGGCTATCGAAATTCCGCATCCGCTGGCTGGCAAGGTGCCGCAGGTGGCAAGCCCTATACGCCTTTCCGAGACGCCGGTGGAGTACCGCAATGCGCCACCGCTGCTGGGGGAGCATACCCAGCAGATACTTGGCGAAGTGCTTGGCCTGGATGCAGCGGAGATCGAGCGACTGCAGGCAGCCAAGGTGGTCTAG
- a CDS encoding acyl-CoA dehydrogenase: MAGKASFNWIDPLLLDQQLTEEERMVRDSAYQFAQDKLAPRVLEAFRHEHTDPAIFREMGEVGLLGATIPEQYGGSGLNYVCYGLIAREVERIDSGYRSMMSVQSSLVMVPINEFGSEATKQKYLPKLASGEWIGCFGLTEPDHGSDPGSMITRAKKVDGGYRLTGNKMWITNSPIADVFVVWAKDDAGDIRGFVLEKGWQGLSAPAIHGKVGLRASITGEIVMDNVFVPEENIFPDVRGLKGPFTCLNSARYGISWGALGAAEACWHTARQYTLDRKQFGRPLAANQLIQKKLADMQTEITLALQGCLRLGRMKDEGTAAVEITSIMKRNSCGKALDIARMARDMLGGNGISDEFGVARHLVNLEVVNTYEGTHDVHALILGRAQTGIQAFY, translated from the coding sequence ATGGCCGGTAAAGCAAGCTTCAACTGGATCGACCCACTGTTGCTCGACCAGCAGCTCACTGAAGAAGAGCGCATGGTGCGTGACAGCGCGTATCAGTTCGCCCAGGACAAGCTGGCCCCGCGCGTGCTGGAAGCGTTCCGTCATGAGCATACCGATCCTGCGATCTTCCGCGAAATGGGCGAAGTCGGCCTGCTCGGCGCGACCATCCCTGAGCAATACGGTGGCAGCGGCTTGAACTACGTTTGCTACGGCCTGATCGCCCGTGAAGTGGAGCGCATCGACTCGGGCTACCGTTCAATGATGAGTGTGCAGTCTTCCCTGGTCATGGTGCCGATCAACGAGTTCGGTTCTGAAGCAACCAAGCAGAAGTATCTGCCCAAGCTTGCCAGCGGCGAATGGATCGGTTGCTTCGGCCTGACCGAGCCTGATCATGGTTCCGACCCAGGTTCGATGATCACCCGTGCGAAGAAAGTCGACGGCGGCTACCGCCTGACCGGCAACAAGATGTGGATCACCAACAGCCCGATCGCCGATGTCTTCGTGGTCTGGGCCAAGGACGATGCCGGCGATATCCGCGGTTTCGTGCTGGAGAAAGGCTGGCAGGGTCTCAGTGCTCCGGCCATTCACGGCAAGGTCGGCCTGCGCGCTTCGATCACCGGTGAAATCGTCATGGATAACGTTTTTGTACCGGAAGAGAACATCTTCCCGGATGTACGTGGCCTGAAAGGTCCGTTCACCTGCCTGAACTCGGCCCGCTATGGCATCTCCTGGGGTGCGCTTGGTGCCGCTGAGGCCTGCTGGCATACCGCTCGCCAGTACACCCTGGATCGCAAGCAGTTCGGTCGCCCACTGGCAGCCAACCAGCTGATCCAGAAGAAGCTGGCCGACATGCAGACCGAGATTACCCTGGCCCTGCAAGGCTGCCTGCGTCTGGGGCGGATGAAGGATGAAGGTACTGCAGCGGTAGAGATCACTTCGATCATGAAGCGCAACTCCTGCGGCAAGGCTCTGGATATTGCCCGTATGGCCCGCGATATGCTCGGCGGCAACGGCATCTCCGACGAATTCGGTGTGGCCCGTCACTTGGTCAACCTGGAAGTGGTCAATACCTATGAAGGTACCCACGACGTGCACGCGCTGATCCTCGGTCGCGCACAAACCGGCATCCAGGCCTTCTACTAA
- a CDS encoding amino acid adenylation domain-containing protein: protein MRRLEILLIGASPALARVCQALEQQGHGVFQASSAQALAQHTGQPGLVIEDGSLTLDSAAWRNLHACALLSLRLGISQLPGHDLPRLDLLCWTGSATTQRLIERQTLTADPSGNGQQLRVQAMDALQALIALHVSRFARNPEHLLEATTITSGQHDCEHSLDWLEQLALFHRFNQTTDLALREQAEVSLIEQLERSLCSHAHKPALNLDGRRINYRQLHTQAAAIQQQLLRMLPAVADSQHSSVIGVCLGKSSALYASLLAVLGCAAVYLPLDPSQPAQRLRHILRDARASALLHDGQLDADDPCLPTLNVHQLPIDLQSLPPPLMRQRPAMDAPCAAIYTSGTSGQPKGVLLSQRNLSHFQAWYAAHVQLNQHSRVLQFSTIGFDASLLDILPTLICGAELVVPSEDQRRDPQQLLTLIRQQEVSHAFLPPALLSILPLDQPLGLSHLITGGDVCEPAVIAQLAGQCLLHNIYGPTETTVLATTRVFQAGDNPRNLGRPIANTQVLILDQDLQPVLEQQPGELYIDGPGVGLGYLNNPALSDERFLQLTLADGTSRRLYRTGDIGKWTADGIELCGRRDNQVKIRSFRVEPEEIEHCLRNSGLFRQLAVVIDDQRRILVFAAQPQSTPDEVALREYAELHLPDYMRPAFYQLLAQMPYTANGKVDRQALLKRPRGLPQTEQRLPPSNPTETRLRALWSELLGLSEAEIATDDSFFNLGGHSILLSRLLLEVREQFGCGIPINRFIEMPTLQRLAQLVSGEMSISSAVDPQAESDVRRELQLTVQPVAQLGDVHKVIVTGANSFLGVHLVEALLQWGASEVACLVRRNEQQSAHERFLQALEENRLSSLDLSRVKVFDADLRLPQLGLSDSDYGYLDNQYGALLHNAAQVNHVLDYQTLAADNIEPLFECLRLCEGRRKKIFNFISTLSACSAIDNDGQVLEQEPAQTPPIYLRNGYNLSKWVGERILKRARAEGVWVNLYRPGNISFNSRTGVCQPQRNRLMLMLKGSLQLGQVPALELNFDLMPVDFLARFIAFHSSRYQAGHAVFNLHNPEPLSWCDYVQAFREHSYPFELVSVAQWQRQLRRVDRDNALFDVLGFYLDGFGEDIGDISNIQHRNARAGVERMGAHYPAKSPELLQRGCQYLRDIRFI, encoded by the coding sequence ATGAGACGTCTCGAAATTCTGCTGATCGGCGCCAGCCCGGCGCTGGCCCGTGTCTGCCAAGCGCTGGAACAACAGGGCCATGGTGTCTTCCAGGCCAGCAGCGCCCAGGCGTTGGCGCAGCACACAGGGCAGCCTGGGCTGGTCATCGAAGATGGCAGCCTGACGCTTGATTCAGCCGCCTGGCGCAACCTGCACGCGTGCGCGCTACTGAGTCTGCGTCTGGGTATCAGCCAACTGCCCGGTCATGACCTGCCGCGGCTCGATCTGTTGTGCTGGACTGGCAGTGCCACCACCCAACGCTTGATCGAGCGTCAGACACTGACAGCTGACCCGTCGGGCAACGGCCAGCAATTACGTGTGCAAGCAATGGACGCCCTGCAGGCGTTGATCGCCCTGCACGTCAGCCGGTTCGCCCGTAACCCTGAGCATCTGCTTGAAGCCACAACCATCACCTCAGGCCAGCATGACTGCGAGCACAGCCTGGACTGGCTGGAACAACTGGCGTTGTTTCACCGCTTCAACCAGACCACGGACCTGGCGCTGCGGGAGCAAGCCGAAGTCTCGCTGATCGAACAGCTGGAGCGCAGCCTATGTAGCCATGCGCACAAGCCAGCACTGAACCTGGATGGCCGGCGCATCAACTATCGGCAACTGCACACGCAAGCCGCCGCCATCCAGCAACAGCTGCTGCGCATGCTGCCTGCAGTTGCCGACTCGCAACACAGCAGCGTGATTGGTGTCTGCCTGGGCAAGTCGTCAGCGCTCTACGCCAGCCTGCTCGCCGTACTCGGCTGTGCCGCGGTGTACCTACCTCTGGACCCAAGCCAACCGGCGCAACGTCTGAGGCACATTCTGCGCGACGCCAGGGCCAGTGCGCTGCTGCATGATGGCCAGCTCGATGCTGATGACCCCTGTCTGCCGACGCTGAACGTGCATCAGTTGCCTATCGATCTGCAAAGTCTCCCACCGCCGCTGATGCGCCAGCGCCCGGCCATGGATGCCCCCTGCGCGGCGATCTACACTTCGGGCACCTCCGGCCAGCCCAAGGGCGTACTGCTTAGCCAGCGCAACCTCAGCCACTTCCAGGCCTGGTATGCCGCGCATGTGCAGCTCAACCAGCACAGCCGGGTGCTGCAATTCTCGACCATAGGCTTCGATGCTTCGCTGCTGGATATTCTGCCGACGTTGATTTGCGGCGCCGAGCTGGTGGTGCCCAGCGAAGACCAGCGACGTGACCCGCAGCAACTGCTGACGCTGATCCGCCAGCAAGAGGTCAGCCATGCCTTCCTGCCGCCCGCGCTGTTGAGCATCCTGCCACTCGATCAGCCTTTGGGCCTGAGCCACTTGATCACCGGTGGCGATGTCTGTGAACCAGCGGTGATCGCTCAACTGGCCGGACAGTGTCTGTTGCACAACATCTACGGGCCAACCGAAACCACGGTGCTTGCAACCACCCGGGTATTCCAGGCAGGCGATAACCCCCGCAACCTGGGGCGTCCCATCGCCAACACCCAAGTGTTGATCCTGGACCAGGACCTGCAGCCTGTCCTCGAGCAACAGCCCGGTGAGCTGTACATCGATGGCCCCGGCGTCGGCCTGGGCTATCTCAACAACCCTGCCTTGAGCGACGAGCGCTTTCTGCAGCTGACATTGGCCGACGGCACCAGCCGGCGTCTGTACCGCACCGGTGATATCGGCAAATGGACCGCTGATGGCATCGAACTGTGTGGCCGTCGCGACAATCAGGTGAAGATCCGCAGCTTTCGCGTCGAGCCCGAAGAGATCGAGCATTGTCTGCGCAACAGTGGTCTGTTCCGCCAGCTGGCAGTGGTCATCGATGATCAACGGCGAATCCTGGTCTTCGCCGCCCAACCCCAGAGCACGCCGGATGAGGTCGCCTTACGCGAATATGCCGAGCTTCATCTGCCCGACTACATGCGTCCGGCTTTCTACCAACTGCTGGCGCAGATGCCCTACACCGCCAACGGCAAAGTCGATCGCCAGGCGCTGCTGAAGCGGCCTCGGGGGCTACCACAGACCGAACAGCGCCTGCCCCCGAGTAACCCCACCGAAACTCGTCTGCGGGCCTTGTGGAGCGAGCTGCTGGGCTTGTCCGAAGCGGAAATCGCTACCGACGACAGTTTTTTCAATCTGGGTGGCCATTCCATCCTGCTGTCGCGCTTGCTGCTGGAGGTGCGCGAACAGTTCGGCTGCGGTATCCCGATCAACCGCTTTATCGAGATGCCGACCTTGCAACGCCTCGCGCAGCTGGTCAGCGGTGAAATGTCGATCAGCAGCGCTGTCGATCCCCAGGCCGAAAGCGATGTCCGTCGTGAGCTGCAACTGACCGTCCAGCCAGTAGCTCAACTGGGCGACGTGCATAAGGTGATTGTCACCGGTGCCAACAGCTTTCTCGGTGTTCACCTGGTCGAGGCCTTACTGCAATGGGGTGCCAGCGAAGTGGCTTGCCTGGTCCGGCGCAATGAACAGCAATCGGCCCATGAGCGCTTCCTTCAGGCCCTGGAAGAAAACCGGCTAAGTTCACTGGACCTGAGTCGGGTGAAGGTATTCGACGCCGACTTGCGCCTGCCGCAGCTGGGCCTGAGCGATAGCGATTACGGCTACCTCGACAACCAGTATGGTGCCCTGCTGCACAACGCGGCGCAGGTCAACCATGTGCTCGACTACCAGACTCTGGCCGCCGACAACATCGAACCGCTGTTCGAATGCCTGCGCCTGTGCGAAGGCCGGCGCAAGAAGATCTTCAACTTTATCTCGACCTTGTCGGCCTGCAGCGCCATCGACAACGACGGCCAGGTACTGGAACAAGAACCGGCACAAACGCCGCCCATCTATCTGCGCAACGGTTACAACCTGAGCAAATGGGTCGGCGAACGCATTCTCAAGCGCGCTCGCGCCGAGGGCGTATGGGTCAACCTGTACCGCCCCGGGAACATCAGCTTCAACAGCCGCACAGGCGTCTGCCAACCGCAGCGGAACCGGCTGATGTTGATGCTCAAAGGTTCGTTGCAACTGGGCCAGGTCCCGGCGCTGGAGCTGAACTTCGACCTGATGCCGGTGGATTTCCTCGCTCGTTTCATCGCCTTCCACAGCAGCCGCTACCAGGCCGGCCACGCCGTGTTCAACCTGCACAACCCCGAGCCGCTCAGCTGGTGCGACTACGTTCAGGCCTTTCGCGAGCACAGCTACCCCTTCGAGCTGGTCAGCGTGGCGCAGTGGCAACGCCAGCTGCGGCGAGTCGATCGGGACAATGCCCTGTTCGACGTACTGGGCTTTTACCTCGACGGCTTCGGCGAGGACATCGGCGATATCTCCAACATCCAGCACCGCAACGCCCGCGCCGGCGTCGAGCGCATGGGCGCCCACTACCCGGCCAAGTCGCCAGAACTACTGCAGCGCGGCTGCCAGTACCTGCGCGATATCCGCTTCATCTGA
- a CDS encoding LysR family transcriptional regulator, with product MRRKIPSTAALVCFEAAARHESFTKASHELSLTQGAVCRQIAGLEEFLNVELFRRSRRGVKLTEAGLSYSRRVATQLDAVERDTLSVMGQQGANVIELAVVPTFGTQWLLPRLKDFQQRHPEVTVNLTNRTRPFLFADTPFDAAIYFGDADWSGTHSHRLMGENPVPVCSPGLLGGAGHLDGEQIAQLPLLQQTTRPYAWRQWFNSLEMNVARDMTGPRYELFSMLAQAAMHEMGVALIPPFLIQRELAEGRLVVANRHGLSSIKAYYLMIPERKVESASLRAFRDWLVVEAERYAAAHKDDSYNLTP from the coding sequence ATGCGACGGAAGATCCCCAGTACCGCAGCCCTGGTCTGCTTCGAAGCAGCTGCCCGCCACGAGAGCTTCACCAAGGCCTCGCACGAGCTGTCCCTCACGCAGGGCGCCGTATGTCGGCAAATTGCCGGGCTGGAGGAGTTTCTCAATGTCGAACTGTTTCGCCGTTCGCGTCGCGGGGTAAAGCTCACCGAAGCCGGACTCTCCTACAGCCGCCGGGTGGCCACGCAACTGGATGCGGTTGAACGCGATACCTTGTCGGTGATGGGCCAACAGGGCGCCAACGTCATTGAGCTCGCCGTGGTTCCGACCTTCGGCACCCAATGGCTGCTGCCCAGACTGAAGGACTTTCAGCAACGTCATCCGGAAGTCACGGTCAACCTGACCAACCGCACCCGACCTTTCCTGTTTGCCGACACCCCTTTCGATGCCGCCATTTATTTCGGTGATGCCGATTGGTCCGGTACGCACTCCCATCGATTGATGGGCGAGAACCCGGTACCGGTCTGCAGCCCGGGCTTGCTAGGCGGAGCAGGGCATCTGGATGGCGAACAGATCGCCCAGCTGCCTCTGCTTCAGCAAACCACGCGCCCCTACGCCTGGCGCCAATGGTTCAACAGCCTGGAGATGAACGTTGCGCGCGACATGACTGGCCCGCGCTATGAGCTATTCTCGATGTTGGCACAGGCCGCCATGCACGAGATGGGTGTGGCGCTGATTCCACCGTTCCTTATCCAGCGTGAACTGGCAGAAGGGCGCCTGGTAGTGGCCAACCGGCACGGGTTGTCGAGCATCAAGGCGTATTACCTGATGATCCCGGAACGCAAGGTCGAGTCCGCCTCGCTGCGTGCTTTTCGCGATTGGCTGGTAGTTGAAGCCGAGCGCTACGCCGCGGCACACAAGGACGACAGCTATAACCTGACCCCGTAG
- a CDS encoding SRPBCC family protein, protein MQILQPDTLIRNPHGCQVVASVEIAADAASVWNIVGNFAGFPVFIPALAHIDMTGSGVRSVRKKLFKDGNVVIEQLNARDEQAMYMTWSLIYTSLNIGNLWAAMQVEAVDERRARATWTIQAEPYTGGSDALPGFQAFLQGFADDALNNVRNLLS, encoded by the coding sequence ATGCAAATACTTCAACCCGATACCTTGATCCGCAATCCACACGGCTGCCAGGTAGTTGCCAGCGTCGAGATCGCCGCGGACGCCGCCAGCGTCTGGAACATCGTCGGCAACTTTGCCGGCTTCCCGGTGTTCATCCCGGCGCTTGCCCACATCGACATGACCGGCAGCGGCGTACGCTCGGTGCGCAAAAAGCTGTTCAAGGACGGCAATGTGGTCATCGAGCAGCTCAATGCCCGCGACGAGCAGGCCATGTACATGACCTGGAGCCTGATCTACACCAGCCTGAACATCGGCAACCTGTGGGCGGCCATGCAGGTCGAGGCGGTGGATGAGCGCCGTGCCCGCGCTACCTGGACCATCCAGGCCGAACCTTACACAGGTGGTAGCGACGCCCTGCCGGGGTTTCAGGCGTTCCTTCAGGGCTTTGCCGATGACGCGCTGAACAATGTGCGCAACCTGCTGAGCTAA
- a CDS encoding GntR family transcriptional regulator — protein sequence MTEKSRPLSEILGSEQVPPHLARSVIEERLRSAILDGRLPPGRALRQQELATLFGVSRMPVREALRQLEAQSLLQVVAHKGAVVAPLIGEDAVDTYALRVLLESEALRQSIPLLDADDIALARSYISQLENETRHAEIGRLNRLFHMSLYSKASNKKLLHLIEVELNEEERFLRFHLSSMGLGKLTQDDHNGLVDAANDKSVDDAIRVLERHLNTAAKTIKAYLNSRPVE from the coding sequence GTGACCGAAAAATCCAGACCTTTGAGCGAAATACTGGGCAGCGAGCAAGTGCCGCCGCACCTGGCTCGTAGTGTGATTGAAGAGCGGTTGCGCAGCGCCATTCTCGATGGTCGCCTGCCACCCGGCCGGGCCCTGCGCCAGCAGGAGCTGGCGACGTTGTTCGGGGTCAGCCGCATGCCGGTGCGTGAAGCGCTGCGCCAGCTTGAAGCGCAATCGCTGCTGCAGGTAGTGGCGCACAAGGGCGCTGTGGTCGCGCCGCTGATCGGTGAAGACGCCGTAGACACCTATGCGTTGCGAGTACTGCTGGAATCCGAAGCGCTGCGTCAGTCGATTCCTCTGCTCGATGCTGACGATATCGCCCTCGCCCGCAGCTACATCAGTCAACTGGAAAACGAAACCCGGCACGCTGAAATCGGGCGCCTGAACCGCCTGTTCCACATGAGCCTATACAGCAAGGCCTCGAACAAGAAGCTGCTGCACCTGATTGAAGTCGAGCTCAACGAAGAAGAACGCTTCCTGCGCTTTCACCTGTCCTCGATGGGCCTGGGTAAACTGACCCAGGACGACCACAACGGCTTGGTCGATGCAGCCAACGACAAGTCGGTCGATGATGCCATCAGGGTGCTTGAGCGCCACCTGAACACCGCAGCAAAAACCATCAAAGCCTACCTGAACAGTCGACCGGTAGAGTGA